The Anas platyrhynchos isolate ZD024472 breed Pekin duck chromosome 8, IASCAAS_PekinDuck_T2T, whole genome shotgun sequence region cccagaggagactgatgcgcatgttccagtaggaggaactggaccccggaagctaattataataatctatttttttagaagtagtaatgaatatgtattagtctaggagcgtaaaaatcagctgcttgatgtaacaccagcagagtcagatcatgcttcaccattttattgcccgaatagaccaacttttatagtgaattttacaggggtggacagtgtttcagacaagattattggtcaaaagcacccagacaaaccgttaagaaaataacaccacctgcaagaaaagaacccccccttttgattagaagttaggaaaacaaccccctttgtgcttaacggtcgcgtagacctagtccttgaggccagctgctgataacaatattttctgagttccttaattgggcgatgtgggagtcattgccgtgggagcttctcacagttactctggcagcttggtttgctcagctacagcaggccctgagatttctaaggcctacccctggttgcttaaagcaaggttagatcgaacaattatgccaattcccaacagaATATAGCAATCAGACAGACTTTGCTTGACATTAACGTtgcttaaatttgcttttctgagatctcttctttatgccggacttttcaaaatctagcaCCGTGACCTCCGACTGCAGTATTTACTTTGGCTGCACATAAACTATCATGTATAAATACCAGGATACGGATCCTCACTCCCTGTTCAGGTCAAGGACCGGGCTGAAAGTTTTGGCTTCAATTTGGTTACATGACTACATTGCTGTTGTCATGGTTTCCCCTAgccggcagctaagcaccacacagccgttcgcacAGCCGTTCATTCGctcaaggcttgttggagctgtgccagggggaacaatggcaaggccgggggataaggcaatggcccagctgaagtgcatctacaccaatgcacgcagcatgggtaacaaacaggaggagctggaagccatcgtgcagcaggcaggctacgacttggttgccgtcacggagacgtggtaggaccagtctcatgactggagtgctgcaatgcctggctataagctcttcagaagggacaggcagcacagaaggggtggtggtttggctctctatattagagagtctttcgatgttgtggaactcgaggctgggaatggcaaggttgagtccctttgggttaagatcagcgggaaggccaacaaggctagcgtcctggtcggggtctgttatagaccgccgaaccaggatgaggagacggatgaggagttctacaggcaactgacagaagttgcaaaatcgtcggcgcttgttctcgtggaggacttcaacttccctgacataacCTGGAAGCAGTtagcagagaaagcagtctaggaggtttctgtggAAGGTagtttcctgatgcagctggttagtgagcctaccaggggtggcgccccgctagaccttctcttcacaaacagagaaggactggtgggagatgtggtggtcggaagctgtcttgggcagagtgaccacgaaatggtggagttctctattcttggcgaggccaggaaggggaccagtaaaaccgctgtattggacttctggagggctgactttgagctgctcaggacactggttggtagagtcccttgggaggtggttctgaagggcagaggagtccaggaaggctgggcgctcttcaagagggaaatcttaatggcgcaggagcggtctgccccacgtgcccaaagacgagccggtGTGGAAGAAGAacggcctggctcaacagagagttgcagcctgagcttaggagaaaagagagggtttacaatctttggaaaaaagggcgggacactgaggaggactataaggatgttacgaggctgtgcagggacaaaattagaaaggcctaagctcatctggagctcaacctggctgctgccgttaaagacaacaaaaaatctttttacaaatatatcaaTGCAAAACGGAGgattaaggagaatctccatcctttactggatgcggggggaaacgttgttacaaaagatgaggaaaaggcggaggtgcttaatgccttctttgcctcagtctttagcggcaatactggttgttctccggatacccagtaccctgagctggcggaaggggatggggagcaggatgtggccctcactgtCCACGAATAAATGGTTAgcgacctgctatggcacttggatgtgcgcaagttgatggggccggatgggatccacccgagggtactgagagaactggcagaggagctggccaagccgctttccatcatttatctgcagtcctggctatcgggggatgtcccagttgactggtggctagcaaacatgacgcccatctacatgaagggctggagggcagacccgggaaactataggcctgtcagtttgacctcagtgccagggaagctcatggagcagattatcttgagagtcatcacgcagcacttgcagggcaagcaggcgatcaggcccagtcagcatgggtttatgaaaggcaggtcctgcttgacgaacctgatctccttctatgacaaagtgatgcgcttggtggatgagggaaaggctgtggatgtggtctaccttgacttcagcaaggcttttgacaccgtctcccacagcattctcctcaagaaactggctgctcttggcttggactggcgtatgcttcgttgagttagaaactggctggatagccgggcccaaagagtcgtggtgaatggagtcaaatccagttggaggccggtcaccagtggcattccccagggctcggtgctggggccggtcctctttaatatcttcattgatgatctggatgaaggcattgagtgtaccctcagtaagtttgcagatgacaccaagttaggtgcgtgtgtcagtctgctcaagggtaggaaggctctgcaggaggatctggataggctgcaccgatgggctgaggtcaactgcatgaagttcaacaaggccaagtgccgggtcctgcacctggggtgcaataaccccaagcagagctacagactgggagaggaagggttggaaagctgcctggcagagaaggacctggcagtattggtggatagtcagctgaatatgagccagcagcgtgctcaggtggccgagaaagccaacggcatcctggcttgtataagaagcagcgtggccagcagggctagggaagtgattgtccccctgtactcggctctggtgagaccgcacctcgagtactgtgttcagttttgggcccctctctacaagaaggacatcgaggtgcttgagcgagtccagagaagggcaatgaagctggtgaggggtctggagaacaagtcccacgaggagcggctgagggagccgCTTGTtcctcctggagaagaggaggctcggggcgaccttattgctctctacaggtaccttaaaggaggctgtagcgaggtgggggttggtctgttctcccacgtgcctggtgacaggatgagggggaatgggctaaagttgccccaggggagttttaggttggatcttaggaagaacttctttaccaagagggttgttagacattggaacaggctgctcagggaagtggtggaatcaccatccctgggtgtctttaaaagacatttagatgtagagctcagtgatatggtttagtggaggactggttagtgttaggtcagaggttggactcgatgatcttggaggtctcttccaacctagatagttctgtgtttctgttgcaGTCTCCCAGCTCAGAGCCAGCCACCTATTAGTCTGGCGCAACGGATTTGtgtgttccttgcactagctgttccttcacctcctcttcacATACAAGGACACGCATCTCTTTCACGCTCCTTCAGGAGTAAATAAGCCAGGAGAGATTAAAGCCTCTTTCCTCAGGTCAGTAAGAtccctgcctttggtttcagtgagaattcaggccctAAAAACTCAAGTGTCTTCTGGACGGTGTTTCTTCTGGTAGGgtgatttcatttctcttttgaagGCTTACAGGGATGTAGTAGCACaagcaaaggcataaaacgGTACCTGAGGCACAGGCTActtttcagcctgcagcagactacAGGTATGATATCAAAGGATGATATCATCCTTTTGATATCCTCTTGATATGATAACATGATATATGATATAGGTATGATATCAAAGGATGATATCATACCTATATCATATATCATGTTATCATATCAAGAAACGTAGAAAACTGCCTGTTGCTTCTCGGGTCTAAAGTTTTCCCTTAAAAGGTGTATGCAAAGGTGTAATCAGCTGTCTGAGTACAATTCTCACGTATACATGagcattttcctctccccttcccaacTTGGAGTGCAACACTTTTCATCATACTGTTACAAATTCCGAGTCAACTTAGCtttatgagatttatttatggggttaataaaaggcaagtaaagagCGCTGGGTGCGTGGGGAGTCTGGGCTCctccaacacgcacacacgttACATCAGGCGGCAGCTTTTtctgctcctaggctaatacatgttcattactacttctagaaaaggcagtgtcattataattagttcctggATTCCGAACCGTCCCACTGGCACATGCATATCAGTccccggtggtccctctgggggtctctcgtgctgaaggctcatagtcttcctcccaggctttgtctTTGtcattctcctttgtccatcttggctggatatCAGGCTTGCCTCTAACTCTATACAAAAAAGAGAGGCACACCTTTCTACTCtgtcagctactggcagacctagagagataaaaaaaaacagttgttaaTTAGAAAGTAATGTTGTTTTAAGGCATTTCACCAAATATGTTAATATTTGGTAGAAAccagacaacaaatgaaagggaagaagaaacgGTAGAAGGTACTTGCATGACCTTAATTTACACGGCAATGGACAACAACGACAACCTGCAATGATTCAgaagtgccttacaccattcaCCCTTGAGACAGAAAACTGGGATTCCCATATGATGTAAGGGGAGTGCAATCCCTCTCAAAATACAAGAGCCTGGGGGACGCTACTGAGTACTGAAAATGTTAAGGCTAGGCAGCACCGAACTCAACAGAGAAGGGAGGCCGAGTCTCCCTGGCAGTTCACGTAACAGACAAGGGACTCAGCTTTTAGCCCTAAGCCACAATTCGTAGTGCCAGGCGGGGAACTAGTTCTTCTTAAGCCAGGGaccatttcagcatctttaaAGCTACAGAAAGGCTTGAAGGCTCTGTGGAATCATGTTCCTGGCACAAAAatctggggaccaggactgggcaAGTGGGGCACAAGTGTgctggggagcaagctctcagggctgattaccagggctttaaactaggtttgatgggggaagggaggggagctaaaggtgacagagaagggctgggcgAAGTCCTCACTACtcttataaatggctcagtcttcaaaataggactataatcaaagtttacaatttattaaaggaatagaggtaagcaaacagtgctgggtgcaccgggaatctctgctccaccaagacgcacaccagttacatcaagcagctgatttttacgCTCCTAGGCTAACACATGTTCATTactgcttctaaaaaaaacagggttattgtaattagtttccagaatccaaaccctcctactggagcatgcgtaacagtctccggtggtccctctgggggtctctcatgcggaaggctcatagtcttcctccctctggtccttctcctttgtccagcTTGGCTGtaagagacttgtgcagcatcccctgcaaactttgtcttttagtcgttcttcagctctccccatctccttagtctcctggccagataccagagacttgcacagtgtcccatgcaatagtcataatagttagcagctATTCTGaacccccccagatatcagagacttcaagtaaaagcctacaaatacatttcccttcaagctctctattgacacaaatcgaattgctaaaacattcctttgcaaggtacaagaactacatacatgtacattaaccactctgtttttcttagacttgtgcttATAGAAGGGTCTGTAGGAGAGAAGGTCACATTCCTCATACCATgcagccctagcattgttccatactgccacggatcagatgaacacatttcacaccactgtcactgttgaagacagggaaaaacttctgagctctcccataggattgtctgagggctcctcagagaaggtagcgTTCCCAATCCCCCGTCcagtatcttcttcttgcatcctCCCAGGGTAACTgtacctgctgcttccctaaaggGCCTGTGCacggagcatgggaaataaacaggatgagctctAGATCTGCGTTCGGACACAGGGCCACGATCTCGTTGCGATCActgagacgtggtgggacagctcacatGACTGGAACACAATCATGGAGGGCTACATCCTCTTTAGGAGAGACAGGCGGGGGAAGCAagggggtggggttgcccttATGCGAGGaagcaattagagtgtacccagctccagctgggggagagTGATGGACAGGTGGAGAGCTtgtgagtaaaaaaaaaaaaaaagggtgggcTTGTATAGGAGACATGGTGGtgggggtctactacaggtctccagatcaggaggaggaagtcgaCAAGGCCTTCTACGAGCAGCTGCTAGTAGCCTCACAATCACGAGCACTGGTCcacatgggggacttcaattacccagacatctgctgggtaagcaaTTCGAACAGGCACGAGCAAATCAAACGGTTCCTAATATGcgttgaggacaattttctgatgGATCTGGGAAACTGCAGGTCAGTCAGTCTCACCtgtgtccctggaaaggtattggagcagcttgctTGGGATGCCActgggaccaggactggggaccaggactggggaccaggactggggaccaggacatGTGCTCTATTCATAAACAAGAAATAGGAATGCCTCAAGACTTCATAGAAAAACATCAGGCAGCTTCCTGAAGTGCACCAAAAAGGgcttgcagaaggaaaaaatgctgaattACCTTGTAACTTTAACCTGATTCTTCTCGGTGACATAGAAAGGTCTGTCAGTGTCATACTCATCAAACACCCCCCATCAAAGGTGGGCCCACTCATGCATAAAggctctgcctgcagggaggacagaaagGCAGACGTTGTAATGGGAGTCAGCCACTGCCTGCAGAACTAATCAGCAACGCCACAGCAGGGACTTCCTGAGCAGCACTTTTCCAGCAGCAATCAGCTGTATGCAGTTTTAATATCAAGCAATTTACATCTGTGTCTAAGTGTGACTAACTTCAAATAACATCATTTGAAAGTCTTAGATTTTACATCACTTAAAATTGGCTTCTTTGGTCATCATTTGTTTGAGCTTGAATTCAGACTCCAGGAGTGTATGACAAAACAGCAATGCTTTTTAACATACACTTACAGGAGAGTAAAACATGCatcaaaatgtaattaaaaatttgATGTTGGAAGTGGAACTAACCTCAACAAACCAGAACTTCATTTTCCATTAACCACACTAGTGTGGGATTAGGAACAAAAGGCTATCTTTATGCACTTAGCACAGGTTTTTGCACAGCAGCACATGCTACTGAGATATGTGCACGAAACGTACAGGAAAGGGTTATGCAATGTAGTTTTTAGTattcttctgtcttttgttcTACACTGCTACGGCAAGCTGGAGAAGTAAATAGTTTAAGGAATTTACCCCATGAGCCATAGATGTCCGTCAAATAATCATTTACTAGGAAGTTAGGTGTGAAGTGaatatattttcccatttttccacATGCTTCATGTTGTAGGGTGTATGGATCATCACCGTAATTCCAATAAGGATTGGCCACTATGACATCTGCCTGAAATTACACAAAAAGTAACTCGAGTAATGATAGAAATATTCTGCTGTAATATTCTGTACATGATCTAATGTTATCCAGCCCATAACAGAACTACTTTCTGACACAGAAAGACTAACAGCAGATTATGGACAGATTTTCCCAGCAGCATAATTGAAGCTTGAAGTGGGAGACTACTGTATTTATTCCTTTATTAAAGCTTTTTACATACTAGACacatttcttagaaaaaaatgcttctgacTACAGTAATAAAATAGAGAGCCAAGCAAGCCCTTTCACCAGAAGCCCAGTGATCTTGAAAGgggtgtttcttttcttgcaCATAGCcatgcttttcctttctgtactGCTGTTTCATGTATTAGCTTAAAATTCTTGGCAGAAAACATcacagagagaaggaacatAAAATATTCCTCTTTGCAAGTTCCaatgttaatttaatttagaaTATAAAATCCAAATATGCTATTCAGTTTATATCAATGATATCAGCCTTAAATTAATCAAATCAAGGGACTGATCATCTTTAAAGTCAAAACAGACATTTCTATGCACTTTTTTGCTGAGGTCTCCTGTATCCACCCACAGTATGCCTACAAATCTATAGAACATCTTTTATAGAGCtagcttctttttatttaaaaacagcaagtgAGGAAGAATCCACATCTACATGTTTTTGCAGGTATAAACACAAGGACAGGTCCAATTTCCAAGGGTCTTTCAAGTGGAAAGTCTCCTTTCTAATTACCAATACATTTTCATGAGGATTTGTTGATATTATTACACAACCTAGTGAGAAAATATATTGTAATATCTGCTGCAAATATCTCTTACTTGTGGAGTTGGTCATAAGTACCAGTGGCCATGCATGTAGCTAAAACACAGATTAACATGCATCCCATTTCCTGGATTCTAGCTACACAAAGTTTGGAATAAACGGAGAAAACTAACCATTATGAACTagtctttgcttctttttctacCTCTGTAGCAACAAGCTGACTTTGCTCTTTTGGATTTCCTTGGCTTTTGAGACAGACCTTCCCTAATAAGTCTGAAACTCCACCTAGACAGGTATTGCTGCTGTCATCAGCACAACTGCCAGCCAGGAGTTATTAGAGGGATGATAGGTTAAGAcagcaagagggaaaaaaacaacaaccaaaccaaaaacacaactaagCAAAACACTGGAACTCACAAGCAGAGGTCCTTGACTTGTCATAAATGCGAAAAcaagcagagaaacaaaactgagtAACAACAAGGATATTCAGAGCAGACAGGATATTCAGACTAAGGTTATTCAGTCCAGCTGTCGGCCaggttttcaaaataattaaacaatCTGCAAAGGACTGTGTTTATGGACTATGACAGATTTTCAGAGCTTCTTGCAGTTCAGGACTCTCTTGTTTCTCATTTAAAACCAAAAGGATGGTACAGCTCTGTGTTGTTACTGATGCTCATTACTTGTGGTTTTACTAGCAATGGTTCCTAGATCACGATTTTGCCTGTTTTAAGGGCATGTGGATGGTTGTTCacatcactttttaaaagttaGTGTACATGTGGGTACatgaataaatgtttaaaagattttttagtGCACTCTATTCCCTGCATCAGCTGTTGAGCCTTACCTTTTCATAGGTCTCGTGTTTTGGTTTCTCATAACTCTTGTCCTTCCATGTCGGAGGTATCAGAACCTTCACGCTCCTGAAATAGACCCTTCCTCTTGTAGCATTGAACAAATACAAAGAAGCCTCAGTGATCATGTCCTGGCAAATAAGCAATGGAAAAAACAGGTTGACGGATTAAGCAGCATGTTCGCTCTGCGATCGGTCCTGACTACGGCATTTGCCAgcaaacattaaagaaaagagCTCAGCGATCTCATCAAGGCAGTGTAACGATCCTACCATCCCATCGTCCCATTTCTGCAAGACCTTGCATTCAGGCATCTCAGGGCCGCTTTAGAAGCACTCATTCACCGTCGAGGATGACATAAACACTAGGGCTGCCTCTCTGGAGACCGGCAACATGATCAGTCGAGGTTGGTGGCAGCTAAAGGGATGCGTCGGGACTGTTctcccccggg contains the following coding sequences:
- the LOC119717616 gene encoding calcium-activated chloride channel regulator family member 3-like isoform X1, which codes for MGRACGWRGYRQCLQGNKKLLKASNVAGRSLVGGHTSPLSKPFPPRSSRDPTAPAWVAGPQWGPHCCCWRWWRQGRRRRCCGTAATRDCWLPEDGRLLASLQDMITEASLYLFNATRGRVYFRSVKVLIPPTWKDKSYEKPKHETYEKADVIVANPYWNYGDDPYTLQHEACGKMGKYIHFTPNFLVNDYLTDIYGSWGRAFMHEWAHL
- the LOC119717616 gene encoding calcium-activated chloride channel regulator family member 3-like isoform X2 produces the protein MPECKVLQKWDDGMDMITEASLYLFNATRGRVYFRSVKVLIPPTWKDKSYEKPKHETYEKADVIVANPYWNYGDDPYTLQHEACGKMGKYIHFTPNFLVNDYLTDIYGSWGRAFMHEWAHL